One Gemmatimonadaceae bacterium DNA window includes the following coding sequences:
- a CDS encoding PQQ-binding-like beta-propeller repeat protein translates to MTRTDLLRVLRWFVATSLAVSACDAGRPSVPSSGHGKWGWVVSLRGSNVTPGLDSAAGVLYVTTGQRELAALDAHTGRLRWKRRYGDGAPFGENVALAGGVAAVGDVDVFAVDANDGTPLWQLSTPGNEGTRTIATDGSTFFVAGGEGIVRRLDARSGRELWSARLQRGDTTLAAFGPTLIDMLLFVCGNTFGTKVETGELFALRAATGQIVWRHQYSPELPGQSSKCYSRVARSGDLIVEAQDDGRVFAHDAGSGAIRWTAPRVHSPPGDPSGPGTGPFDDRRYSAAGSGMLLATSDLGIIQALSPVDGHEIWRASQRGSPLDPPAVGSTSVAVNHGGVLVEYDLTRGAIIRRDPPSGSSASDSNRYYGAPVVLHDTLFTSGSESIRARRIGSR, encoded by the coding sequence ATGACCCGCACTGACCTCTTGCGTGTCCTCCGCTGGTTCGTCGCAACCTCGCTCGCAGTCAGTGCGTGCGACGCTGGCCGTCCATCCGTTCCATCGTCGGGTCACGGCAAGTGGGGGTGGGTGGTCAGTCTCCGCGGAAGCAACGTCACGCCGGGGCTGGACTCCGCTGCTGGCGTCCTCTATGTCACGACGGGTCAGCGAGAACTCGCTGCGCTCGACGCGCATACCGGACGGCTGCGATGGAAGAGGCGCTATGGAGATGGTGCGCCGTTTGGCGAGAACGTCGCTCTCGCCGGCGGTGTCGCCGCCGTGGGTGACGTGGACGTCTTCGCTGTGGACGCCAACGACGGAACGCCGCTGTGGCAGCTTTCGACGCCGGGGAACGAAGGCACAAGAACCATCGCGACGGATGGGAGCACCTTCTTCGTTGCAGGTGGCGAAGGCATTGTCCGGCGGTTGGACGCGAGAAGCGGGCGCGAGCTTTGGAGCGCACGATTGCAACGAGGCGATACTACCCTCGCGGCGTTCGGTCCGACGCTCATTGACATGTTGCTCTTCGTCTGCGGCAACACATTCGGCACGAAGGTCGAGACCGGTGAACTCTTCGCGCTGCGCGCAGCAACCGGCCAGATTGTGTGGCGCCATCAGTACTCGCCGGAACTACCTGGACAGAGTTCCAAGTGCTACTCGCGCGTGGCCCGCTCGGGAGACCTGATCGTCGAAGCACAGGACGACGGTCGCGTATTCGCACACGACGCTGGCTCGGGAGCGATACGGTGGACAGCTCCACGGGTGCATTCGCCGCCAGGAGATCCCTCCGGTCCCGGGACCGGTCCCTTCGACGATCGACGTTACTCCGCTGCAGGCTCAGGCATGCTTCTCGCGACGTCCGATCTGGGCATCATTCAAGCGCTCTCGCCGGTCGACGGACATGAGATCTGGCGTGCGTCACAGCGGGGAAGTCCCCTCGATCCGCCCGCGGTGGGAAGCACCTCCGTCGCCGTCAATCATGGCGGCGTTCTTGTGGAGTACGATCTGACGCGGGGCGCTATCATCCGACGCGATCCGCCTTCCGGTTCCAGCGCGAGCGACTCCAATCGATACTACGGCGCTCCCGTCGTCCTGCACGACACGCTGTTCACGAGCGGATCCGAGAGCATACGCGCGCGGAGAATCGGCAGCCGGTAG